One Streptomyces formicae genomic window, TTGCGGTGCCTGCCATCCACGGTTCCTCATCTGCCCTCAGAGCGCATGGCTCTACTGGCGGCTGGCGAGGTAGAGGCTCCGCATCGATCAAGACGCGCGGACCTTCTTGCCCTTTTAGCCTGCTGAGATGTCCTAGCGGGACACGTGATCGGCCGGGCACCTCCTAGATGTCAAGGAGTGGGTTCGCTGCTGAAGAACAGCGCATTCGCCCACGGCAGACGAGAAAGAGTCCCAAAGGGCTGGAACCTCCTCCGAGACCATGTCAACGTACAACGTCCCGGAAAACACCAGGTCAGCGGATGGAAGTGGGCTTCAGGCGGGCGGCGCGTCGATCCGCCCCGCGACAACCCGCAACCCGCGCCACTCGTTCTGACTACCGAGCGCCCGACCCCACGGAGGTCCACCTGTCGAACCCCGCTATCCGATCTGCCCGCTTCACCGCCCCGTCCTTTTGGCGCTCGGCGCCATGAATGCGTGGACGGCCCAACAGGCTGAGGACTACGGATCTCTGTCGACGGCGCTGTGCCTCTGCGTCTGCGCCGCTGGCCTGTTCGGTGAGGATCCGCTACAACGCGGGTACCGGCGTGACCGCGCCGTCCTCGCGCACGTTGCGGGGCATCCGGGAGCCACAACTCGTCCTGTGGCCCGAGCCGTCGGAGCCCCTGAGCGTGTCGTCGCCCGAGACCTCGACCGTCTCCTCGATGACTCTCTACGACTCGCTACTGCTCTCGGTGTCAGTCCTCGGCTCTAAGCTGGCGAAGCGGAGGATTGGGGGAGGCTCATGCAGGAATACTCGTTGGCTGATGTGCCGCTCGGACCGTTTGAGGGCACGCCGATCACGGTCGTCTGACGTGAAGACTGCACAGGTCGGTTTGGACGCGGCGGTAATGGGGCGGCTGTGCTCTCGCTGTACGGAGTGGGGATCATGGGTACGGCCGACGACCGCGTTGGGGATGTTCCTCCGGGCACTCGGGGGAGTGGGCCTGCTCCATCAGCTGCAGTCCTACACCGAACCTGACGAGGACGAGTGCTGGACACAGGAAGAGGTAGAAGCTGCCGCTGAAGTCCTGCGTTCGGATTCGGCCGCGACGGATGACGACGGGGAGGACGTGCGCGAGGACGCGGAGCGGCTGCAGGGGCTGGTCTTTTCCTACTGGCACGGTGCGGCGGAGAGCCTGCACCAGGCTCAGTCCATCCTCGCTTCCTTCCCTTGGCTTGAGGACTGGTCGCAGCGGGCGTTGTGGGCGAAGGAGGAGTTCCTGGAGACCTTGCGCGCTCAGGTGGCCCTGTTCGTCGAGTCGGCGGGATTGCTCGTGGCTGCGGCGGCGGCAACGATGGAGCGGCCCCGGCTTTCCGGAGAGGATCCGGCCTTCGCCGTATTGGGCAGCAGTGAGAAGGTGTCCACGGCGCTGAACGCGCTGTGGCGTCGGTGGCAGCGCGCGGCCGAGAGCAGCTGGGTGGGGTCTCCGGCTCGCTCGTACATGTCTCACTACCTTGTGCAGGACATCCGCAGTAACCGGAAGGGGCATGACGAAGCGCTGGCCGGGGCGGCACGTCTGATCGACTCCTGGGAGGCCCAGGCTCGCGCTCTGGCTGCATCGGCTGACGGCAAGTCGACGCAGCAGGTCTCCGTGCGCCTGCCCGAGGCCACTGATGAGACAGCACGAGGAGGGCGGGGAGGACTGCTCGAAGGGCTGGATTCGTGGACGCAGGGTGTCGTGGCCACGTGGGTCGTGGGCGCGGACTGGGGGCGCCGTACGCTCACGCTTGACGTTCCTGCCCTTGTCGCGGAAAGGCTGCACGCCCCGTCCAGCGACGTGGCGTGCGAACCGCCTCGCGAAGAGGTCAATGCGATCGAGCCGAGTCGCACCCCAGATGATCGGCCGAGTTCAATCCGCCCCGGGGTCTTCGACGACACCCCGGTCTTCGACCGGCAACCCGTCACTGCCGAACACATCCACGCACTACGGACCTTCACTCGCAGTTCTGACGAGCTCTACATCGTCATCTCGGCGAGCGGCGGAGTCGAAGTCCTACCTCTTGACGTGGTGGAGAGGAGGCTTGGGCAGGGGTGGAGCGGAGTTCTCGTCGCAGGTGCATCCGATCTTCCGGAGAGCCTGATCGGAACGTGGGCCCAGACCGCCAGGTCCGAGCCCGAGGCGAGCGGAAGCCACTGGACGGGTGGTTGCAGTGACGCTCACGATCTGCACTTCGGCGAAGAGTTCGGGGGCACCGACGGCGAGCGTCAGACCCTTCGCCGCACCTACTTCGACGCCCATCGGGCACGCAACCTACGCCTGCTCGCCTTGACGCGAGGGGTGCACGATCTGCGAACCCTCGACGCAGGCAGAGAGCGGATGCTGCCCTTGGCCGTATGGGAGGGGACGCTCGCGAGCGACCGGTTGGACCTCGCGCCCTTTAAGCAACCCGGTGGTGACAGGTGGCACCGAGGTAGCGGTCTCCCGCTGGGGCCTTTGGCCGTAGCCCAGATCTACACCACGAACGCGGATCCGCAGACCGATGGAAAGGGCCACTCACCCCTGTGCCGCCACGCCAGGGAACGCGGTGTCGCTGCCAACGACGATCTTCTGACCGTCACTGACCTGCTTGCGAGAGACGACTTCGACTGGTGCGGCAAGTGTGGGGGTTACGCCGTACGTAGGCTCACCGACACCCAGGTCTCGTTCTACCGGGCCGCCCACCGGCTCCACGCCATCACAGGTCAACTTGACCGGGGTAGGAGTCACGACGATGCCGACACGGTGGTCTCACAGTTGGAGGAACTGGCGGCCTGGCAGCCGATCGACGAAGAAGGCTGGTACACCAGCGATTCCTGGCGTTGGCACGAGGCCATCAGAAACCTCAAACGCAGGGTCGAGAGGGCCCGTCGGCACGAGATCTCCTGAGACGTCGGGCTGGTTTCGGGATCCTCCCCGGGAGATCGAGCCCTCTGGTCTGCGCCATTGCCTTGGGGGCCAGTTGGGGACCACACGGCCACAGCGCGGCGTTCTCCGTGCGGACACGGACGACGAGCCAAGGCGTGTTGGCGATGGTGAAGAGCACGCCGGTCATCCATGCGGTGTGGACGAGGGGCAGGGCGATGCCTTCGAACAGGACGATCAGGTAGTTGGGGTGGCGCATCCACCGGTAGGGCCCGGTGGTGATCAGCGGTAGGCCGGGCACGACGATGACCCGGGTGTTCCAGCGGGGGCCGAGCGCTCTCATGCACCACGCGCGGCCTGCCTGCACGAGGAGGAGGACGGCCAGCGCCGGCCAGCCGATCCAAGGGACGAAGGCGCGTCCGGTGAGGGCGACCTCTACGACCGTCCCCACGAGCAGGCAGACATGAAGGGTGATCATGACGGGGTAGTGGCTCTGCCCGTACTCGACACCGCCGCGGTCGATGGCCCATCGCGCGTTGCGACGGGCGGTGGTCACTTCGACCAGGCGCACGACGGCCACCGCGGTCACGAGAACGAACAGGCTTACGGGGATCGTCATCTGGCCAAGGGACATGTCGGATCGTCCCTCTCACTCTCGGACGGCGGATTCTTCGTCCTGAGCGGTCGTGAGCCGGTGGAGGCGTTCGGCCAGGGCGCGGTATCTGCGGGCACGGTCCCCTGATTCCTCCATGTGGGCGGCGATCTCCTCCTGGGCGTGCTGTCCGACCGGTGTAAGTCCGGTGGCGTCGAGGGCGCCGAGCATGCGGACGAAGGGAAGGGCGACGTCCTTGTAGTAGGTCTCCGGCGAGAGGATGCCCGACCTGGCCAGGGAGCTGATCAGCCGGCCGAAGCCGGGGGCGGCGTGGCCGGGGGGACGGAATGACTTCAGGACTTTGGCCACGGCCCGAAGCGTTCGGTCGGGGTGCATGCGCATACACGCCTGGAGGGTGGTTCGGTAGAAGAGCATGTGCCGGTTCTCGTCGTGGGCGATGCGCTGCATCAGCGCCCCGCAGACCGGTTCGTCGCACAGTCGGCGGATTCCCTGGTAGCTGACGCGGGTGCCGAGTTCCTGGATGGTGACGTAGACCAGAGAGGCGATGAGGTCGCCGCGGTAGTCGATCTCGTAACCGTGCTGCATGTGCGCGGCGCGGGCGTCCTCCAGAAGCACCGGATCGGCACTGCGGGTGACCACGAGGTAGTCACGGATGGCGGTGCCGTGCCTGGCCTCTTCCACGGTCCATCGATTGACCCAGACGCCCCAAGGGCCGTCGAGCGACAGCATTTCCCCGATCACCCGGTGGTAACTGGGCAGGTTTTCCTCGGTGATCAGGCTGTAGAGGAGGCCGTCCCGAGCGGCCGCCTTCAGTTTCTGCTGGGAGGGGTCCCATGCTTCCCCTTCGAGCAGACCGTCGTAGTCACGGCCCTGGCTCCACGGGACGTACTGGTGCGGATACCAGTCGACAGTGGTCCGCAAGTGGGTGTCGAGAGCGTCGGCGACCACCGGTTCGAGGTCGATCAAGATGCGTACGTCTGCGGAGATGGCGGGCACGGTCCGTGACACCTTTCTTACAAGTGCTCGGCAGGTTTCGGTAGCGGCGGGCGGCCCCTACCAGCGGAGGAGGACCAGTTCGATGGCGAACCCCGGCCCCATGGCGGCGACCAGGCCGGGGGCGTTCGCGGGGGGCGGTGATTCCATGGCCGCGTGCAGGACGTCCAGTACGGAGACGGACGAGAGGTTGCCCCGCTCGGCCACGGAGCGCCGGGTGAGCCGCAAGGCGGCAGGCGGCACGTCCAGGGCCTGCTGCACAGCGGTGAAGACCTTCGGTCCACCGCCGTGGATGATCCAGCTCGCGATCTCGTGCGGCGACAGCGCGTGCCGCGAGAGAAGTCCTTGGACGGCCGTGGGCAAGTGCTTCTCCGTGAGCGCGGGGACCTCGGGCGACAGCAGGATCCGGAAGCCGTGGGAGCCGATGTCCCAGCCGAGGACGTCCTCGGTGCCGGGGACCAGCAGGCTGTGGGTGTCCACCAGTTCAGGCCCGGCGGGGCAGCCGTCCCGCTGGGCCCCGAAGGCCACGACGGCGGCCGCGCCGTCCCCGAAGAGGCTGCCGGCGACGATGTTCGCCACGGAGCCGTCCTTGACCTGGTGCGCCAGGGTGCACAGTTCCACGGCGAGAAGGACGGCCACTTGGCCGGGGTGGGCCCGTAGGTAGTCGTGGAGCCGGGCCAGACCTGCGGCGCCTCCGGCGCAGCCGCTGCCGAACAGCGGGATGCGTTTGACGTCCGGTCGTAGCCCGACCCGGTGGGCGAGCCGAGCCTCCAGTGACGGTACGGCAAGGCCGGTGACGGTGGTGCTGATCACCGCGTCGACCTCCTCCGGCTGGACGCCCGCGGTGCGCAGCGCGCCGATCAGCGCCTGTTCCCCCAGGTCCATGGCGGTGTCGAGCCAGATGCGGTTCTGCTCGGTGAAGTCCTCCCGGCGGGCGAGATCGACGAGCTTCTCCAGCGGCAGGGAGAGCGAGCGGGTCTCCACACCCGAGCTGGCGTGGATCTTGCGGAGTACCAGAGCGCCCACCTCGGACTCCAGCAGCGTCGTGCGGGCCAGGGCAGCCAGGATCTCTTCCTGCCGGTATTGATACGGCGGGAACGCCGTCCGGATCGCCGCCACTCGTGGGCCGGTGGCCGCCGACGGCCGACTGCGGTCATGTGTCGCCTGAGCCATCGACATCAGCTTCCGTCTTCCTTCACAGGTGTAGTGATCAACAACGGGGTCCTGATACGGGCCGGAGTCCACCAGTTCGCCGGACCGAGGGCCGCCATGGTGGCGGGCACCAGAACTCCCCGCACCAGGACGGCGTCCACGAGCGCGCCGAGCGCGACGCCGATGCCGATGAACTTGAGCAGGGCGACGTCGGAGGTGGCCATGGCCGCGGTCGAAATCGCCACGGCGGCCGCAGCGGACGTCATCAGTCGGCCGGTGCGGGCGACGCCCTCGATGATCGAGGTGCGGTTGTCTCCGCAGCGGTCGTACTCCTCCCGGATGCGGCCGAGCAGGAAGACCTCGTAGTCCACCGACAGGGCGAGCGCGATGAACAGGACGAACAGCAGCGTCGAGGCGTCCAGCGTTCCCGTCGCCGTGAAGTGGCCGAACACGGCGCCGCCGTGGCCGTCCTGGAAGAGAACGACGAGCGCGCCGAGGCTCGCCCCGAGGCTGGCGGCGGCCACGATCAGAGCTTTGAAGGGGGCAACGAGAGAACGAGTGAAGGCACCAAGGAGAGTCAGGAGCCCCACAGCCAGCAGAGACAGGCACCACGGAAGGGCACCGAGGACGGCGTCCGCCGTGTCGACGGTCTCCGCGGCTCGCCCGCCCACCACCACGCTCCCCGGGGCGGGAGTTCGTCGTACCTCGCCCACCACGGTGTCCGCCTCCGGCGTGCCGGGGGCGGCGGACGTGGCCGCCAGCAGCACGAGGGCCTCACCGGACGGATCCACGCGCACGACGCGGACACCAGTGATGCCCGGAACACGGGCGAGTCGGTCGCCGTACGCCGGTGCACCGTCCGTCGCCCGCGGCCCGGTGACGACCACGTTGAGCAGCCGCTCCGGTGGCGCGGTGAACTCGGCGCGCACACGCTCGGCCGCTGCGGCAGCCGGAGCCGACGAAGGCAGCGTGCGTTCGTCCACGATGCCGAGTTGAGCGCGGGTGAAGGGCAGGGCCAGCAGGGCCAGCAGCAGTACCGCCAGGCCGCCCGCCAAGAAGGGCCGTGCGGTGACCGCGGACGCCGTGCGGTGCCAGAAGCGACTTCCGTCACCGGTACGGGCACGCCGCCACCGCGCCAGCGGGTCCCCTGCCTGGGCCCGGGAGCCGAGCAGCCGCAGACAGGCGGGCAGCACGGTCAGGGCGACCAGCGCCGCCAGCACGGTGACGATCATGCCCGCCAGGGACAGCGCGCGCAGCATCGGCACCGGCACCACCAAGGCGGTGGCGAGGCATACGGTGACGGCGGCGGCGGAGAAGGCGACCGAACGGCCACTGGAGCGGCGGGCGGCCGCCAGCGCCGTGTGAAGGTCCGCGCCCCGCGAGGTCTCCTCCCGTACGCGGGCCAGCACGAAGAGGCTGTAGTCGACGGCCAGGCCGAAACCGATCGCCGAGGCGGCGTTCACCGCGACCCGTGACACGTCGGCCACCTGCGCCAGCAGGCCCAGGACCGGGATGGTGCAGCCGATGGCCAGCGCGGCCACGACCACGGGCAGCAGCGCGGACACCACGGACCCGTAGGCGAAGACCAGGACGACGAAGAGCACCGGCGCGGCCAGCAGTTCGGCCCGGCTCAGATCGCGCTCGATGGTCTCGTCGATCTCCCGGTTGGCCCACACCTCGCCGCTGGGTTCCACCCGCATCCCCGGGGCGGCCGAGCGGGCCGCCGCCACCACACCGGGCGCCACCTGTTTGCGTTCCTTGTCCGTCCCCTTCAGCCGCACGGCGACCAGCAGAGTCCGTCCGTCCTCGGAGCGCAGCCACGGGTCACCGGTGGTCTGTGCCGACCACACGGTCTTGACGTCGCGCTGCCCGGCCAACTTGGCCGTGATCGCTGTGGTGCCGTCCCGGACGGCGGCCCCGTGTTCACCGTCGCCGGGCCGTGCGACGCCGGTGCGCTGGGAAACGGCCAGGAGCAGATCGGGCGAGGGTACGCCGAGCCGCTCTGCCTGCCGTCTGGCGCGCATCGCCTCCGTGTCCGTCGCGACGGCGCCGCCCGTGCTCAGCGCCGAGAAGGCGACCGGGGCCAGCACCCCCGCGCACACCGCCGCCAGCAGGGCGCTCACCACCACCCACCAGGCCCGGCGCCGCACCGCATCCATCCACGTGCCTCCGTTCCAGACGTTGCGTCCGGCTCCCGTCAGGAAGCCGTGAACACCGGCTCCCGTCAGGAAGCCGTGAACACCGGCTCCCGTCAGGAAGCCGTGAACAGCAGAACGGCGTTCTGGCCGCCGAAGCCGAAGGAGCAACTGATCCCCGCGTCACCGCGCGTGGAGCGGGGACGCCCGGCCACGACGTCCAGCTTGTCGTCCCCGTCCTGGCCCTCGAAGTTCGCCACCGGCGGGACGGCCCCATGGCGCAGCGCGAGGACCGTGTACGCCGCCTGAATCGCCCCGGCCGCCCCCAGCGCGTGCCCGACAACGCCCTTGGACGCGGTGACCGGCGGCCCCTCGTCACCGAAGACGCGGACGAGGGCTCGTGCCTCGGCCGCGTCGTTCAGCGGGGTGGAGGTGCCGTGCGCGTTGACGAGGCCGACGTCCCTCGGCCCGCACCCGGCGTCGGCGAGAGCGGCGTGAATGGCGCGGACCGCGCCGTCGCCCTGTGGGTGCGGGGCGAGGGGATGGTGCGCGTCGGCGCCGGCACCGTAGCCCCGCAGCAGCGCCAGGACGGGAGCCCGGCGGGCCCGAGCCGCGCCTGCGCGTTCGAGGACGAGGACGCCTGCGCCCTCGCCCAGGACGAAGCCGTCACGTCGCGCGTCGAACGGCCGACTGGCCAGGTCCGGTTCAGCCCTGCGCCGGGACAGTGCCCGCATCCGCGTGAAGCACGTGGCCGTCATGCGCGAGCGAGCCGACTCGCTCCCGCCCGCCAGCACGATGTCGCAGGTACCGGATCGCAGCAGGTCCCGGGCCACTCCGATCGCGGTGGCGCCCGACGCGCAGGCGCTGGCGGTGGTGAAGTTGGGGCCGCGTACGCCCAGGTCGATGGCGACCTCCCCCGCGGCCATGCTCGGAACGCTGCGCGGGAGTGCGAGCGGCGAGACCCGCTCCGGCCGTCCTGCGCCGAGGTGGCCGAACTCGGTGACGTACGTACTCAGACTGTTCGATCCCACGCCCAGCACGACACCGACCCGCTCCGCTTCCCAGGTACGACGATCGAGGTGCGCGTCTGCGACGGCCCGCCGGGCGGCGACGAGAGCGAACTGGATGAAGCGGTCCCCGCGTCGCGCCGACGCCCGACCGAGTTCCTTCTCGGCGTCGAAGTCCGTCACCTGGCAGGAGAAGTCGACGGGCAGGCCCGCCAGTTCGGGGTCCCTCGCGGCCAGCGAGCGCCCCCGGCACAAGGCCGCCCAGTTCGCCTCCGTCGTATGCCCGGCCGGAGTCACCAACCCCAGTCCGGTGACCGCGATCTCAGCGTGCATGCTCGAACGCCCGAGCTGCCTCGCCCAGGGTCGAGGACGGGCGAAGGTCCAAGGCGTTCTCGGGCAGGACGATCCCGTACTCCTCCTCCGCCGCCACTACCAACTCCATCAGCGATAGCGAGTCAAGGTCGAGACTCTCGAAGGTCGTTCTGTCGGAGAGCTCACCGGCGTCCACCTTGACGTTGAAGTGGCCGGTCAACAGGGCCACCAACTCCTCGGGAAGGGCCGACTCCGCCGTGCTTTCCTCCGCCTGCCCCATGCCTGGGCTCCTGTTTCCTCGCTGCGAGAGGTACTGCGGTACTGCCTGAGTTCCGCCGTGTGAACGTCGCAGAGGGGTGCAGGAAACGATTGATCACTCGTTAGGGTTGCAAGCTTGTCGGTTAGTCACCTTTTGGTTTGTTCGGCAGGTTTTGCGCACCCGGCTGGCCGTTGTTCTCGGCGCCGGAATGTCACGCGCTCGGCCGCTGCCTCGTCTCGGGTTCAGAAGACCTCGATCAAGGGCGGCGTCTTCTACCAGCTGCGCGGCAAGGACCCCGTAACCGAGGGCTACATGGTGTCCAGCGCGGTCGTACAGCTGGTCACCGGAGTCGGCCTCATCTGGACCCGTCTCGCCCTCGAACTGCCGGTGTCGCACGCGAAGATGGGCGTGAAGCTGGCCCTCGACGTCCTGGTGGCACTCGTCGCGCTGATAGGGATGCGCACCAGAGCGGCCTGGGCCTTCTACGCGGTGGCCACGGTCACGGCGGCCGCGGTGGTCGTGGCCGTCGCGTGGAAATGACCGACACCGCGTTATGTGAGACCGCCCACGATCAGGCCGGTCAGCGCGGTGACCGCGTCGTCGGTGGATGCCCGTCCTTGGTTCAGCTCGGCGGCGATGGCTTCGGCCGCGCCCAGCAACGCGACGCACCGCAGCCGGAGGGCGCCGGGCGTGAGGCCGGAGTGGGGCAGCAGCGCGGCGGCCATCAGGTCGGTGTAGCCGTCGAGCATCTCGCGCTGGACCGCCTCCATCTCCGGATTCCCCTTCAACGCGGCGGAAACGGCGCTGAGTTCCGGCATGTCCGTGGCGCAGGCGAAGTACGCGGTGCTGATGACGCGGGCGACCTCGTCAGCGGTGGGGGCGGCCTCCCGCAACGCCTCTGCGATCGCGGCGCGGTGACGGTCGTCGAGGCGTTGGTAGAGCGCGAGCAGCAGGCCGGGGCGCGTGCCGAAGTGGTCGTACACGATCGGCCTGCTCACGCCTGCCGCCTCCGCGAGGGTGACCAGAGTCAGGCCGTCGGTGCCCTGGGTGCGCACGATCGCCACGGCGGTGTCGAGCAACTGCTCCCGTCTGGCCTGCTTGGACAGGCGGGGCGAGG contains:
- a CDS encoding acyl-ACP desaturase; translation: MPAISADVRILIDLEPVVADALDTHLRTTVDWYPHQYVPWSQGRDYDGLLEGEAWDPSQQKLKAAARDGLLYSLITEENLPSYHRVIGEMLSLDGPWGVWVNRWTVEEARHGTAIRDYLVVTRSADPVLLEDARAAHMQHGYEIDYRGDLIASLVYVTIQELGTRVSYQGIRRLCDEPVCGALMQRIAHDENRHMLFYRTTLQACMRMHPDRTLRAVAKVLKSFRPPGHAAPGFGRLISSLARSGILSPETYYKDVALPFVRMLGALDATGLTPVGQHAQEEIAAHMEESGDRARRYRALAERLHRLTTAQDEESAVRE
- a CDS encoding type III polyketide synthase, with product MSMAQATHDRSRPSAATGPRVAAIRTAFPPYQYRQEEILAALARTTLLESEVGALVLRKIHASSGVETRSLSLPLEKLVDLARREDFTEQNRIWLDTAMDLGEQALIGALRTAGVQPEEVDAVISTTVTGLAVPSLEARLAHRVGLRPDVKRIPLFGSGCAGGAAGLARLHDYLRAHPGQVAVLLAVELCTLAHQVKDGSVANIVAGSLFGDGAAAVVAFGAQRDGCPAGPELVDTHSLLVPGTEDVLGWDIGSHGFRILLSPEVPALTEKHLPTAVQGLLSRHALSPHEIASWIIHGGGPKVFTAVQQALDVPPAALRLTRRSVAERGNLSSVSVLDVLHAAMESPPPANAPGLVAAMGPGFAIELVLLRW
- a CDS encoding MMPL family transporter, whose protein sequence is MDAVRRRAWWVVVSALLAAVCAGVLAPVAFSALSTGGAVATDTEAMRARRQAERLGVPSPDLLLAVSQRTGVARPGDGEHGAAVRDGTTAITAKLAGQRDVKTVWSAQTTGDPWLRSEDGRTLLVAVRLKGTDKERKQVAPGVVAAARSAAPGMRVEPSGEVWANREIDETIERDLSRAELLAAPVLFVVLVFAYGSVVSALLPVVVAALAIGCTIPVLGLLAQVADVSRVAVNAASAIGFGLAVDYSLFVLARVREETSRGADLHTALAAARRSSGRSVAFSAAAVTVCLATALVVPVPMLRALSLAGMIVTVLAALVALTVLPACLRLLGSRAQAGDPLARWRRARTGDGSRFWHRTASAVTARPFLAGGLAVLLLALLALPFTRAQLGIVDERTLPSSAPAAAAAERVRAEFTAPPERLLNVVVTGPRATDGAPAYGDRLARVPGITGVRVVRVDPSGEALVLLAATSAAPGTPEADTVVGEVRRTPAPGSVVVGGRAAETVDTADAVLGALPWCLSLLAVGLLTLLGAFTRSLVAPFKALIVAAASLGASLGALVVLFQDGHGGAVFGHFTATGTLDASTLLFVLFIALALSVDYEVFLLGRIREEYDRCGDNRTSIIEGVARTGRLMTSAAAAVAISTAAMATSDVALLKFIGIGVALGALVDAVLVRGVLVPATMAALGPANWWTPARIRTPLLITTPVKEDGS
- a CDS encoding beta-ketoacyl-[acyl-carrier-protein] synthase family protein, with translation MHAEIAVTGLGLVTPAGHTTEANWAALCRGRSLAARDPELAGLPVDFSCQVTDFDAEKELGRASARRGDRFIQFALVAARRAVADAHLDRRTWEAERVGVVLGVGSNSLSTYVTEFGHLGAGRPERVSPLALPRSVPSMAAGEVAIDLGVRGPNFTTASACASGATAIGVARDLLRSGTCDIVLAGGSESARSRMTATCFTRMRALSRRRAEPDLASRPFDARRDGFVLGEGAGVLVLERAGAARARRAPVLALLRGYGAGADAHHPLAPHPQGDGAVRAIHAALADAGCGPRDVGLVNAHGTSTPLNDAAEARALVRVFGDEGPPVTASKGVVGHALGAAGAIQAAYTVLALRHGAVPPVANFEGQDGDDKLDVVAGRPRSTRGDAGISCSFGFGGQNAVLLFTAS
- a CDS encoding acyl carrier protein, whose product is MGQAEESTAESALPEELVALLTGHFNVKVDAGELSDRTTFESLDLDSLSLMELVVAAEEEYGIVLPENALDLRPSSTLGEAARAFEHAR
- a CDS encoding TetR/AcrR family transcriptional regulator, whose product is MATTSPRLSKQARREQLLDTAVAIVRTQGTDGLTLVTLAEAAGVSRPIVYDHFGTRPGLLLALYQRLDDRHRAAIAEALREAAPTADEVARVISTAYFACATDMPELSAVSAALKGNPEMEAVQREMLDGYTDLMAAALLPHSGLTPGALRLRCVALLGAAEAIAAELNQGRASTDDAVTALTGLIVGGLT